The following proteins come from a genomic window of Acidimicrobiales bacterium:
- the ybeY gene encoding rRNA maturation RNase YbeY, with protein sequence MTVEVFAADEQSTHPVDTLRWVRLARSVLEAEGVKGEAELSLLFVDEQAMSDLNKRFAGKDGPTDVLAFPIDEEPAEGGRSPDSGGSGPGWVPVEASELPTLLGDVVICPSVALRHATESQSSYEDELALLTVHGILHLMGMDHVDDEEAQVMEKREQELLDRFHRSSAGGAT encoded by the coding sequence GTGACCGTCGAGGTCTTCGCCGCGGACGAGCAGTCGACCCATCCCGTCGACACCCTGCGCTGGGTGCGCCTGGCCCGGTCGGTGCTCGAGGCCGAGGGCGTGAAGGGCGAGGCCGAGCTGTCCCTTCTCTTCGTCGACGAGCAGGCCATGTCGGACCTGAACAAGCGCTTCGCCGGCAAGGACGGCCCCACCGACGTCCTCGCCTTCCCCATCGACGAGGAGCCGGCCGAGGGCGGCCGCTCGCCCGACTCGGGCGGGAGCGGTCCCGGGTGGGTGCCGGTCGAGGCGTCCGAGCTGCCCACCCTGCTCGGGGACGTGGTGATCTGCCCGTCGGTGGCCCTGCGCCACGCCACCGAGTCCCAGTCGTCGTACGAGGACGAGCTGGCGCTGCTGACGGTCCACGGGATCCTCCACCTGATGGGCATGGACCACGTCGACGACGAGGAGGCCCAGGTGATGGAGAAGCGCGAGCAGGAGTTGCTCGACCGCTTCCACCGCTCCTCGGCGGGAGGGGCGACGTGA
- a CDS encoding YegP family protein, with the protein MPGKFVVKKGTTGKFRFSLLSTNGQVVATSEAYNSKASAMNGIKAVRNLAGGAEVEDQTTKAWAAGEADRKAAATAKKAAAKKRAAKKAAPRKAAASSGS; encoded by the coding sequence ATGCCAGGCAAATTCGTCGTCAAGAAGGGCACGACGGGGAAGTTCCGTTTCTCGCTGCTGTCCACCAACGGCCAGGTCGTGGCCACCAGCGAGGCGTACAACAGCAAGGCCTCGGCCATGAACGGGATCAAGGCCGTCCGCAACCTGGCCGGCGGGGCCGAGGTGGAGGACCAGACCACCAAGGCATGGGCCGCGGGCGAGGCCGACCGCAAGGCCGCCGCCACCGCCAAGAAGGCCGCCGCCAAGAAGCGGGCCGCCAAGAAGGCCGCTCCCCGCAAGGCCGCCGCCTCCTCGGGCAGCTGA
- a CDS encoding ATP-dependent DNA helicase gives MDVKAALDRVRAALPAGEERPGQVAMAEAVARAVTTGRHLVVQAGTGTGKSVGYLVPAILSGRRVVVATATKALQDQLAAKDLPFLARHLGVPFDFAVVKGRSNYLCRQRADEVTGGGDQLTLEDDADVGPLGRDVLRLVEWGRTTETGDRSDLDFEPRPRAWAAVSVSATECPGAAKCPSGETCFAEAARQRAEAADVVVVNTHLYGAHLASGGHVLPEHDVVVFDEAHALEDVAAESLGLELGAGRVRAVARSARGLVASDDAGAVDDLESAAVRLEEAGAPWRDRRVPPDLGTELGAAVELTAQRLQRVTSAVRSGEGDSARKARALQAAGHLAGDLQLAASVPDGYVAWVEGRTGGAVLRMVPIDVGGLLASRLWSEVTAVLTSATVPPLLAARVGIERERCDELDVGSPFPHADHAVLYCAAHLPDPRSPGYADAMHAEMEALVKAAGGRTLALFTSWRAMQAAVEVLRPRLPWTVLAQGDLPKPALVEAFASDERSCLFATMGYWQGIDVPGPSLSLVTIDRVPFPRPDEPLVQARRERAGPGAFRLVDLPRAATLLAQGAGRLVRSATDRGVVAVLDPRLATAGYRWDLVRALPPMRRTRHRAEVEAFLAEALAT, from the coding sequence GTGGACGTGAAGGCGGCGCTGGACCGCGTGCGCGCCGCGCTGCCGGCCGGCGAGGAGCGGCCCGGCCAGGTGGCGATGGCGGAGGCGGTGGCTCGCGCCGTCACCACCGGGCGCCACCTCGTGGTCCAGGCGGGGACGGGCACCGGCAAGAGCGTCGGCTACCTCGTGCCCGCCATCCTCTCGGGCAGGCGGGTCGTGGTGGCGACGGCCACCAAGGCGCTCCAGGACCAGCTCGCCGCCAAGGACCTCCCGTTCCTGGCCCGTCACCTCGGCGTGCCGTTCGACTTCGCCGTGGTGAAGGGTCGCTCCAACTACCTGTGCCGCCAGCGGGCCGACGAGGTGACGGGCGGCGGCGACCAGCTCACCCTGGAAGACGACGCCGACGTCGGGCCGCTCGGGCGCGACGTCCTGCGCCTCGTCGAGTGGGGCCGCACCACGGAGACGGGCGACCGGTCGGACCTCGACTTCGAGCCCCGCCCGCGGGCGTGGGCGGCGGTCAGCGTCAGCGCCACCGAGTGCCCCGGGGCGGCGAAGTGCCCGAGCGGCGAGACGTGCTTCGCCGAGGCGGCACGCCAGCGGGCGGAGGCGGCCGACGTGGTCGTCGTCAACACCCACCTGTACGGCGCCCACCTGGCGAGCGGCGGTCACGTGCTGCCCGAGCACGACGTGGTGGTGTTCGACGAGGCGCACGCCCTGGAGGACGTCGCCGCCGAGAGCCTGGGCCTGGAGCTGGGCGCCGGGCGGGTACGGGCGGTCGCCCGGTCGGCGCGTGGGCTGGTGGCGTCCGACGACGCCGGAGCGGTCGACGACCTCGAGTCGGCCGCCGTCCGGCTGGAGGAAGCCGGCGCACCGTGGCGCGACCGGCGCGTGCCGCCCGACCTCGGCACCGAGCTGGGCGCCGCCGTCGAGCTGACCGCCCAGCGGCTCCAGCGGGTGACGAGCGCCGTCCGCTCCGGGGAGGGCGACTCGGCCCGCAAGGCCCGGGCGCTCCAGGCCGCCGGTCACCTGGCGGGCGACCTCCAGCTGGCGGCATCGGTCCCGGACGGGTACGTGGCGTGGGTGGAGGGCCGCACCGGCGGCGCGGTGCTGCGCATGGTGCCGATCGACGTGGGCGGCCTCCTGGCCAGCCGGCTCTGGAGCGAGGTCACGGCGGTGCTCACCAGCGCCACCGTCCCGCCCCTCCTGGCTGCCCGCGTCGGCATCGAGCGCGAGCGGTGCGACGAGCTGGACGTGGGGAGCCCTTTCCCCCACGCCGACCACGCCGTCCTCTACTGCGCCGCCCACCTCCCGGACCCCCGCAGCCCGGGGTACGCCGACGCCATGCATGCCGAGATGGAGGCACTGGTCAAGGCGGCGGGCGGGAGGACCCTCGCCCTGTTCACGAGCTGGCGGGCGATGCAGGCGGCCGTCGAGGTCCTGCGGCCCCGCCTCCCGTGGACGGTCCTCGCCCAGGGTGACCTGCCCAAGCCGGCGCTGGTGGAGGCGTTCGCATCCGACGAGCGGTCGTGCCTGTTCGCCACCATGGGGTACTGGCAGGGCATCGACGTGCCCGGCCCGTCGCTGTCCCTCGTCACCATCGACCGCGTCCCGTTCCCGCGCCCGGACGAGCCGCTGGTCCAGGCCCGGCGGGAGCGGGCGGGGCCGGGTGCCTTCCGGCTCGTCGACCTCCCCCGCGCCGCCACCCTCCTCGCCCAGGGCGCCGGCCGTCTCGTGCGGTCGGCCACCGACCGCGGCGTCGTCGCCGTCCTCGACCCCCGGCTGGCCACCGCCGGCTACCGCTGGGACCTCGTCCGCGCCCTCCCCCCCATGCGCCGCACCCGCCACCGCGCCGAGGTCGAGGCCTTCCTGGCCGAAGCCCTCGCCACCTGA
- a CDS encoding PhoH family protein: protein MVGLLGQRDELLRLVEESFGGTTIHARGNEISIEGEDAERVGKLFEELLVLLEQGQFLDVVNVARTIDMVKADERPSEVLTAEVLRSSRGRTVRPKTAGQKSYADAIAANVITFGIGPAGTGKSYLAVALAVQALQAKQVERIILTRPAVEAGERLGFLPGTLMEKVDPYLRPLYDALFDMLGTDAMPRLLDKGAIEVAPLAFMRGRTLNRSFIILDEAQNTTPEQMKMFLTRIGFGSKAVITGDVTQVDVAGGKSGLFGLEEILGGIDGLAFVRLTRRDVVRHRIVQDIVTAYERAEG from the coding sequence ATGGTTGGCCTGCTCGGCCAGCGCGACGAGTTGCTGCGCCTCGTGGAGGAGTCCTTCGGGGGCACCACGATCCACGCGCGCGGGAACGAGATCAGCATCGAGGGGGAGGACGCCGAGCGCGTCGGAAAGCTGTTCGAGGAGCTGCTCGTCCTCCTCGAGCAGGGCCAGTTCCTCGACGTGGTGAACGTGGCCCGCACCATCGACATGGTGAAGGCCGACGAGCGGCCCTCCGAGGTGCTCACGGCGGAGGTCCTCCGCTCGAGCCGCGGGCGCACCGTGCGCCCGAAGACGGCGGGCCAGAAGTCGTACGCCGACGCCATCGCCGCCAACGTCATCACCTTCGGCATCGGGCCGGCGGGGACGGGCAAGTCGTACCTCGCCGTGGCCCTCGCCGTGCAGGCGCTGCAGGCCAAGCAGGTCGAGCGCATCATCCTCACCCGGCCGGCGGTGGAGGCGGGCGAGCGCCTGGGGTTCCTACCTGGCACGCTTATGGAGAAGGTCGACCCCTACCTGCGGCCGTTGTACGACGCCCTCTTCGACATGCTCGGCACCGACGCCATGCCCCGCCTCCTCGACAAGGGGGCCATCGAGGTGGCGCCCCTCGCCTTCATGCGGGGGCGGACGCTCAACCGGAGCTTCATCATCCTCGACGAGGCGCAGAACACCACCCCCGAGCAGATGAAGATGTTCCTGACCCGCATCGGCTTCGGATCGAAGGCGGTGATCACGGGCGACGTGACCCAGGTCGACGTCGCCGGGGGGAAATCGGGCCTGTTCGGGCTGGAGGAGATCCTGGGCGGGATCGACGGGCTGGCGTTCGTCCGCCTCACCCGCCGTGACGTGGTGCGCCACCGGATCGTGCAGGACATCGTCACGGCCTACGAGCGGGCCGAGGGCTGA
- the menC gene encoding o-succinylbenzoate synthase, whose protein sequence is MRLEAVELRRVRLPFHVPFRSALAETSVREVVLVRVVTDAGEGWGECAALSHPDYTSEYVDGAAAVLRSHLVPLLARAGPPSATGVAPALAGIRGHRMAKAALEMAVLDAELRAEGRSLAARLGATRTWVEAGVAVGIPTSVAELLDDVGAALDEGYRRVKLKIAPGWDVEPVRAVRERFGDGVLLQADANGAYRLDDAAALAALDPFHLALLEQPLPPGDLVGHAELGRRVRTPVCLDESVTSADSAATAVALGAASVVNVKPGRVGGYLEAVRVHDVCRAAGVGVWCGGMFESGLARSANLALAALPGFTLPGDVSPPSRYLAADLVAPPVARDGRLAVPDRPGIGADVDAGALRRATVSVERVALAP, encoded by the coding sequence GTGCGGTTGGAGGCCGTCGAGCTCCGGCGGGTGCGGCTGCCGTTCCACGTCCCCTTCCGGTCCGCCCTGGCCGAGACGTCGGTGCGCGAGGTGGTGCTCGTGCGGGTCGTCACCGACGCGGGTGAGGGGTGGGGTGAGTGCGCGGCACTGTCCCACCCCGACTACACCTCGGAGTACGTGGACGGGGCGGCGGCCGTCCTGCGCTCGCACCTCGTCCCCCTGCTGGCGAGGGCCGGTCCGCCGTCGGCGACCGGCGTCGCCCCTGCGCTGGCCGGCATCCGCGGGCACCGGATGGCGAAGGCGGCGCTGGAGATGGCGGTGCTGGACGCCGAGCTCCGGGCGGAGGGCCGCTCGCTGGCCGCCCGTTTGGGTGCCACCCGCACCTGGGTGGAGGCGGGCGTGGCCGTCGGCATCCCGACTTCGGTCGCCGAGCTGCTGGACGACGTGGGCGCCGCCCTGGACGAGGGCTACCGGCGGGTGAAGCTGAAGATCGCCCCGGGCTGGGATGTGGAGCCCGTGCGGGCGGTGCGGGAGCGGTTCGGCGACGGCGTGCTCCTCCAGGCCGACGCCAACGGCGCCTACCGCCTCGACGACGCCGCCGCGCTGGCGGCCCTCGACCCCTTCCATCTCGCCCTGCTGGAGCAGCCCCTTCCGCCCGGCGACCTGGTGGGCCACGCCGAACTGGGCCGGCGGGTCCGCACGCCCGTGTGCCTCGACGAATCGGTGACGTCGGCGGACTCGGCGGCCACCGCCGTGGCCCTGGGTGCGGCGTCGGTCGTCAACGTCAAGCCCGGCCGGGTGGGCGGGTACCTGGAGGCGGTCCGGGTGCACGACGTGTGCCGAGCGGCGGGTGTCGGCGTGTGGTGCGGCGGGATGTTCGAGTCCGGCCTGGCCCGCTCCGCCAACCTGGCCCTCGCCGCCCTCCCCGGCTTCACCCTGCCGGGAGACGTCTCGCCCCCGTCGCGGTACCTGGCCGCCGACCTGGTGGCGCCGCCCGTCGCCCGGGACGGCCGTCTGGCCGTGCCCGACCGCCCGGGGATCGGCGCCGACGTGGACGCCGGCGCCCTCCGCCGGGCGACCGTGTCGGTCGAACGGGTCGCCCTGGCCCCCTGA
- a CDS encoding hemolysin family protein, whose product MTPTELVLLGVICALILLAGFFAMAETSLTRISRIKAITLEEEGRRGAKKLARLVEHPEHFLNPVLLLVLMCHVVASILVGLVFDRFGALVVTVATVAEIAIIFVLAEAAPKTWAVQHAERAALLAAPAVSAISNLLPIRLLARALIGLSNWILPGKGLKQGPFVSEEELLATVDVATEDEVIEHDERRLIHSIIEFGDTVVREVMVPRPDMVAVEGRDKVSDVIEVAIAAGFSRIPVYDQGIDDIVGIIFIKDLMRAEREGKAAEEVRNLVREAHFVPETKRVTELLREMQRDKFHIAVVVDEYGGTAGLVTLEDLIEELVGEIVDEFDVEEPGVEELGNGDVRVNARMPIDEVNDLLKADLPTGDWDSVGGLVFNLLGHVPTEGEAVEVDGHRLVAEKVQGRRIGRVRITKAESPAPAAAE is encoded by the coding sequence GTGACACCGACCGAGCTCGTGCTCCTCGGCGTGATCTGCGCTCTGATCCTCCTGGCGGGGTTCTTCGCCATGGCCGAGACGAGCCTCACCAGGATCTCCCGCATCAAGGCCATCACCCTCGAGGAGGAGGGCCGCAGGGGGGCGAAGAAGCTGGCCCGGCTGGTGGAGCACCCCGAGCACTTCCTCAATCCGGTGCTGCTGCTCGTGCTCATGTGCCACGTGGTGGCGTCGATCCTGGTGGGCCTGGTCTTCGACCGCTTCGGTGCCCTCGTCGTGACGGTCGCCACCGTGGCCGAGATCGCCATCATCTTCGTGCTGGCGGAGGCGGCTCCGAAGACGTGGGCCGTCCAGCACGCCGAGCGAGCGGCGCTGCTGGCCGCCCCCGCGGTGTCGGCCATCTCCAACCTGCTCCCGATCCGGCTCCTGGCCCGGGCCCTCATCGGGTTGTCCAACTGGATCCTGCCCGGGAAGGGCCTCAAGCAGGGACCGTTCGTGTCGGAGGAGGAGCTCCTCGCCACGGTGGACGTGGCCACCGAGGACGAGGTCATCGAGCACGACGAGCGCCGCCTCATCCACTCGATCATCGAGTTCGGCGACACCGTCGTGCGCGAGGTGATGGTGCCGCGGCCCGACATGGTGGCCGTCGAGGGGCGGGACAAGGTCAGCGACGTGATCGAGGTGGCCATCGCCGCCGGGTTCTCCCGCATCCCCGTCTACGACCAGGGCATCGACGACATCGTCGGCATCATCTTCATCAAGGACCTCATGCGGGCCGAGCGGGAGGGCAAGGCGGCCGAGGAGGTCCGCAACCTGGTGCGGGAGGCGCACTTCGTCCCCGAGACCAAGCGCGTCACCGAGCTCCTCCGCGAGATGCAGCGGGACAAGTTCCACATCGCCGTGGTGGTCGACGAGTACGGCGGCACGGCGGGTCTGGTCACCCTGGAGGACCTCATCGAGGAGCTGGTCGGCGAGATCGTCGACGAGTTCGACGTGGAGGAGCCGGGTGTCGAGGAGCTCGGCAACGGCGACGTCCGTGTGAACGCCCGCATGCCGATCGACGAGGTCAACGACCTGTTGAAGGCCGATCTGCCCACCGGCGACTGGGACAGCGTGGGCGGCCTGGTGTTCAACCTCCTCGGCCACGTGCCGACCGAGGGTGAGGCGGTCGAGGTCGACGGTCACCGCCTCGTCGCCGAGAAGGTCCAGGGGCGTCGTATCGGCCGGGTCCGCATCACCAAGGCCGAGTCGCCGGCGCCGGCCGCGGCCGAGTAG
- the era gene encoding GTPase Era, translated as MRSGFVAVVGRPNVGKSTLVNRILGTKVSIVSDKPQTTRNQVRGVLNRPDAQVVFVDTPGVHKPRTLLGTRLNDTAVSAVGDVDVVVLVIDATAPLGRGDRFVAARVPGDAVVVVNKVDAASRAQVLAQLAAAGQLERAEYFPVSAVTGEGVDALVDALVARLPEGPAYYPDDMVTDVPEAFWVAELVREQLLAVTRDELPHSIACLVTEWEWPRIRCEILVERDSQKGIVIGRRGAVLKEVGTRVRHQLPPGAFLELFVKVDKDWQRHAKALERLGY; from the coding sequence GTGCGCTCGGGCTTCGTGGCGGTGGTCGGTCGACCGAACGTGGGGAAGTCCACGTTGGTCAACCGCATCCTCGGCACCAAGGTGTCGATCGTCTCCGACAAGCCCCAGACGACGCGCAACCAGGTGCGCGGCGTGCTCAACCGGCCCGACGCCCAGGTCGTGTTCGTCGACACCCCCGGCGTGCACAAGCCCCGTACCCTCCTCGGCACCCGCTTGAACGACACGGCCGTGTCGGCGGTGGGCGACGTGGACGTGGTCGTGCTGGTGATCGACGCCACCGCGCCGCTCGGGCGAGGGGACCGGTTCGTGGCTGCCCGGGTGCCCGGCGACGCCGTCGTCGTCGTCAACAAGGTCGATGCGGCCTCGCGCGCCCAGGTGCTGGCCCAGCTGGCGGCGGCCGGCCAGCTCGAGCGGGCCGAGTACTTCCCGGTGTCGGCGGTGACGGGCGAGGGCGTGGACGCGCTGGTGGACGCCCTCGTCGCCCGCCTGCCCGAAGGACCGGCGTACTACCCCGACGACATGGTGACGGACGTGCCCGAGGCGTTCTGGGTGGCCGAGCTGGTGCGCGAGCAGCTCCTGGCCGTCACCCGCGACGAGCTGCCGCACTCGATCGCCTGCCTGGTGACGGAGTGGGAGTGGCCCCGCATCCGCTGCGAGATCCTCGTCGAGCGGGACTCCCAGAAGGGGATCGTCATCGGCAGGCGGGGCGCCGTGCTCAAGGAGGTCGGCACCCGCGTCCGCCACCAGCTGCCGCCCGGGGCCTTCCTCGAGCTGTTCGTCAAGGTCGACAAGGACTGGCAGCGCCACGCCAAGGCCCTGGAGCGGCTGGGGTACTGA
- a CDS encoding DUF480 domain-containing protein: MISLDPVEARLIGALVEKQMTTPQQYPLTLNALVAACNQTSSRNPVVSYDDRTVDSALTRLKEKRLLRFVFPSHGRSVTRYRQVLEEVLPLERRQLALLAVLLLRGPQTLGELRSRTERMAEFASLDEIDDELDDLASREEPLVARLPREPGRKETRYAQLLAADTGAVAVASTEAYAAAPAPRPEAYAAAPPAPRPVDAGHHDAGHGSLASQVAVLRAEVAALRRDLDEVVARLGGR, from the coding sequence GTGATCTCCCTCGACCCTGTGGAGGCCCGCTTGATCGGCGCGCTGGTCGAGAAGCAGATGACGACGCCACAGCAGTACCCGCTGACCCTGAACGCGCTGGTGGCGGCGTGCAACCAGACGTCGAGCCGCAACCCGGTCGTCTCCTACGACGACCGCACCGTCGATTCGGCCCTCACCCGGCTCAAGGAGAAGCGCCTGTTGCGCTTCGTGTTCCCGTCGCACGGCCGGTCCGTCACCCGCTACCGCCAGGTGCTCGAGGAGGTCCTGCCCCTCGAGCGGCGCCAGCTGGCGCTCCTGGCCGTGCTCCTGCTGCGGGGCCCGCAGACGCTGGGCGAGCTGCGCAGCCGCACCGAGCGCATGGCCGAGTTCGCCTCGCTGGACGAGATCGACGACGAGCTCGACGACCTGGCGTCGAGGGAGGAGCCGCTGGTCGCCCGCCTGCCTCGCGAGCCCGGCCGCAAGGAGACGCGCTACGCCCAGCTGCTGGCGGCCGACACGGGTGCCGTCGCCGTCGCCTCGACCGAGGCGTACGCGGCGGCGCCGGCGCCACGACCGGAGGCGTACGCGGCGGCGCCGCCGGCACCACGGCCGGTCGACGCCGGGCACCACGACGCCGGCCACGGGTCCCTCGCCTCGCAGGTCGCCGTGCTGCGGGCCGAGGTGGCGGCCCTGCGCCGCGACCTCGACGAGGTCGTCGCCAGGCTCGGCGGTCGCTAG
- a CDS encoding histidine triad nucleotide-binding protein has product MADCLFCRIVAGEIPSRQVASTAGTYAFRDIDPVAPTHVLVVPRRHIADASAVTAEDGDVVAEMLTTAQQVAASEGVDASGYRLVFNVGEDAANSVPHLHLHVIGGRRLGWPPG; this is encoded by the coding sequence GTGGCCGACTGCCTTTTCTGCAGGATCGTGGCGGGCGAGATCCCGTCCCGGCAGGTGGCGTCCACCGCCGGCACGTACGCCTTCCGCGACATCGACCCCGTGGCCCCCACCCACGTCCTGGTGGTGCCCCGCCGCCACATCGCGGACGCCTCGGCCGTCACCGCCGAGGACGGCGACGTGGTGGCCGAGATGCTCACCACCGCCCAGCAGGTGGCGGCCTCCGAGGGCGTCGACGCGTCGGGCTACCGCCTGGTGTTCAACGTGGGGGAGGACGCCGCGAACTCCGTTCCCCACCTCCACCTGCACGTGATCGGCGGCCGGCGTCTCGGGTGGCCTCCGGGCTGA
- the map gene encoding type I methionyl aminopeptidase, with the protein MTHTVVKSNDPCWCGSGRKFKRCHRAAYEPVRAGRIGDRRTVPEGIARPSYADTGVVDRWPEPIVKSPDVIGRMRRAGRAAADVLAAVAAAAVPGATTDDLDALCHRLVLEGGAYPSPLNYEGSVQPFPKSLCTSVNEVICHGIPDDRALVDGDIVSLDVTLFLDGVHGDTCVTVPVGNVDAASGRLIRVTRECLERAVEVVAPGRPLNLIGRAIQEHAEAAGFGVVRQFVGHGVGEMFHSGFCVPHYHDPARREPLEPGMTFTIEPMITMGGWQARMWPDGWTAVTADGRRAAQFEHTLVVTDDGADILTTPTDPFSHPYWAR; encoded by the coding sequence GTGACCCACACGGTGGTGAAGTCGAACGACCCTTGCTGGTGCGGCAGCGGGCGCAAGTTCAAGCGCTGCCACCGGGCGGCGTACGAGCCGGTTCGGGCGGGCCGCATCGGCGACCGGCGCACGGTCCCCGAGGGGATCGCCAGGCCGTCCTACGCCGACACCGGCGTCGTCGACCGCTGGCCCGAGCCCATCGTCAAGTCGCCGGACGTGATCGGGCGCATGCGCCGGGCAGGCCGGGCGGCGGCGGACGTGCTGGCCGCCGTGGCCGCCGCCGCCGTCCCGGGCGCCACGACGGACGACCTCGACGCCCTGTGCCACCGCCTGGTCCTGGAGGGGGGCGCCTACCCGAGCCCGCTCAACTACGAGGGATCGGTGCAGCCGTTCCCCAAGTCCCTCTGCACGTCGGTCAACGAGGTCATCTGCCACGGCATCCCGGACGACCGGGCCCTGGTCGACGGCGACATCGTCAGCCTCGACGTCACCCTGTTCCTCGACGGCGTGCACGGGGACACGTGCGTCACCGTCCCGGTGGGCAACGTGGACGCCGCCTCCGGCCGGCTCATACGGGTGACGCGCGAGTGCCTGGAGCGGGCCGTCGAGGTGGTGGCGCCGGGGCGGCCGCTCAACCTCATCGGCAGGGCCATCCAGGAGCACGCCGAGGCGGCCGGGTTCGGGGTGGTGCGCCAGTTCGTGGGGCACGGCGTCGGCGAGATGTTCCACAGCGGGTTCTGCGTCCCCCACTACCACGATCCTGCCCGCCGCGAGCCGCTGGAGCCGGGGATGACCTTCACAATCGAGCCGATGATCACCATGGGCGGGTGGCAGGCCCGCATGTGGCCCGACGGCTGGACGGCGGTGACGGCCGACGGACGCCGCGCCGCCCAGTTCGAGCACACCCTCGTCGTCACCGACGACGGCGCCGACATCCTGACGACCCCCACCGACCCGTTCTCCCACCCGTACTGGGCACGCTGA
- a CDS encoding excisionase family DNA-binding protein, with product MPDPITWMSTRETSERLGVTLRTLYRFIDEGQIPAYKLGRVIRLKESDVEAFIEASRIPPGTLDHLYPEPRREAAR from the coding sequence ATGCCCGACCCGATCACCTGGATGAGCACGCGGGAGACGTCCGAGCGCCTCGGCGTGACGTTGCGGACCCTGTACCGGTTCATCGACGAGGGCCAGATCCCCGCCTACAAGCTCGGCCGCGTGATCCGGCTCAAGGAGAGCGACGTGGAGGCGTTCATCGAGGCGTCGCGCATCCCGCCCGGCACCCTCGATCACCTCTATCCCGAGCCCCGCAGGGAAGCCGCCCGTTAG
- a CDS encoding SAF domain-containing protein, whose product MGDAAVTARPEAYRGEAAAGARPLRRRRALPGGRAVAGGFLVALAAVGIFAGYTDATSGPDVRYLVARRDLPLGHRVAEADLEPVALDLPGELSSRSYRSASQLAGAVVVGPVGKGELVQSSDVLAGGEAPAGRQISFPVESARAVNGQLRRGELVDVLATYGTGGDAYTVVVVAGARVADRTTSAASLSDRGDEVVTLALPASADALAVAHAVNAGEVTLVRTAGTPTDPTPAAAYSAPRAARPTVPLGG is encoded by the coding sequence ATGGGTGACGCCGCCGTGACCGCCCGCCCGGAGGCCTACCGCGGCGAGGCGGCGGCGGGCGCCCGGCCGCTCCGGCGACGCCGGGCGCTGCCCGGCGGGCGGGCCGTCGCCGGCGGGTTCCTGGTCGCCCTGGCCGCCGTCGGCATCTTCGCCGGGTACACCGACGCCACGTCGGGGCCGGACGTGCGGTACCTCGTCGCCCGCCGGGACCTGCCCCTCGGCCACCGCGTGGCCGAGGCCGACCTGGAGCCCGTCGCCCTCGACCTGCCCGGGGAGCTGTCCTCCCGCTCCTACCGGTCGGCGTCGCAGCTCGCCGGCGCCGTCGTCGTCGGGCCCGTCGGCAAGGGCGAGCTGGTGCAGTCCAGCGACGTGCTCGCCGGCGGCGAGGCGCCAGCGGGGCGGCAGATCTCGTTCCCCGTGGAATCGGCCCGCGCCGTCAACGGCCAGCTGCGGCGCGGCGAGCTGGTGGACGTCCTGGCCACGTACGGCACCGGTGGCGACGCCTACACGGTCGTGGTGGTGGCCGGCGCCCGGGTCGCCGACCGCACCACGTCGGCCGCGTCGCTGTCCGACCGGGGGGACGAGGTCGTCACCCTCGCCCTGCCGGCGTCGGCCGACGCCCTGGCCGTCGCCCATGCCGTGAACGCCGGCGAGGTCACCCTGGTGCGGACGGCTGGCACCCCGACGGACCCGACGCCGGCCGCCGCCTACTCGGCCCCCCGGGCTGCCCGGCCCACCGTCCCCCTCGGCGGCTGA